One genomic window of Pirellulales bacterium includes the following:
- a CDS encoding STAS domain-containing protein yields the protein MAFERARQGAVDLIRGDDAITVDQSPFVARLFDECLAAGQPRAVVDLSRVPLVDSVGLELLLNYQDSFQQRGGALKLAAPNPLCRDILMVTGVDRHFEIFTEAVTAVGSFAE from the coding sequence ATGGCGTTCGAACGAGCCAGACAAGGCGCAGTGGACCTGATTCGCGGTGATGATGCCATCACGGTGGACCAGTCGCCGTTTGTCGCGCGCTTGTTTGACGAGTGCCTGGCCGCCGGACAGCCACGGGCAGTGGTCGATCTGTCGCGCGTGCCCTTGGTGGACAGCGTGGGCTTGGAACTGCTGCTCAACTACCAAGACTCGTTTCAACAGCGTGGCGGCGCGCTAAAACTGGCGGCGCCCAACCCGCTATGCCGCGATATTCTGATGGTCACTGGCGTCGATCGTCACTTTGAGATCTTCACAGAAGCGGTCACGGCCGTCGGGAGTTTCGCCGAATGA
- a CDS encoding cell wall metabolism sensor histidine kinase WalK, which produces MSNKPRHLNFTRRVVASYLLFGLAAVLCLIVGLPLLVRALVTSQTDVACINRLGRVNTAVLSAYSRHGEAALQPTVEKLRADGALLYCAVIDKNGRYLAHSTREQIGQVAPSHEIANQHWGEVICARYVDADQLAVREYRSPLVRQDEPVGEVCIAVLDNGIQSAIHAAAEFVPLAIIAPAVVIAAGAMRLQRLARPLAEVERQLRQAATTRDGHSLKFDAIRAGGALANGWNKLLTTRKEAPADNSLENRLHQVLDGFRNRKAEQILNGLPDGVGVTDAEGKITFANPALRALIGWKDHAIEGRQMSECLGLDATRKADQSLLASDALLRDVVAELGRSGDMSQGVLRVARYPLRVADSGLSGGHIWALRDVTQQKLADQMRNQFVYSATHELRTPLANIKAYAETLGRMTDLDVEKQKEFCNIINNEATRLARFIDDLLSISRMQAGSLALDRQPTDFERLLNETIEHVRPQMDQKGITFERALPEKIPDLKIDKDKITVTLVNLLGNAAKYTPAGGRVGLSLEVGGNQVHVHVEDSGYGIAVEELNKIFDKFFRSSDPRVQEETGSGLGLSLAHEVVRLHGGRLTVHSELDKGSKFTMSLPVG; this is translated from the coding sequence ATCTCAACTTCACGCGCCGCGTTGTGGCGTCGTACCTGTTGTTTGGCTTGGCCGCGGTGTTGTGCCTGATTGTGGGTTTGCCACTGCTTGTGCGCGCCCTGGTGACTTCGCAAACCGACGTGGCATGCATTAACCGGTTGGGTCGCGTCAACACAGCAGTCCTGTCGGCGTATTCGCGACATGGAGAAGCGGCGCTACAGCCTACCGTTGAAAAGCTGCGCGCTGACGGCGCGCTACTGTACTGCGCGGTCATTGACAAGAATGGTCGCTACCTTGCGCATTCAACTCGTGAACAGATTGGCCAGGTGGCCCCGAGTCATGAAATTGCGAATCAACATTGGGGAGAAGTGATTTGTGCGCGCTACGTGGACGCCGATCAACTCGCGGTGCGCGAGTATCGCAGCCCGTTGGTGCGTCAAGACGAGCCCGTCGGCGAGGTATGCATCGCCGTGCTGGACAATGGCATTCAGTCGGCGATTCACGCCGCGGCGGAGTTTGTCCCGCTGGCAATCATTGCGCCGGCTGTGGTCATCGCGGCGGGCGCCATGCGATTGCAACGACTGGCGCGGCCCCTGGCCGAAGTCGAGCGTCAGTTGAGGCAGGCGGCGACAACGCGAGACGGCCACTCGCTGAAGTTTGACGCAATTCGCGCGGGCGGAGCGTTGGCGAACGGCTGGAACAAATTGCTGACCACTCGGAAAGAAGCCCCAGCCGACAATTCGCTGGAGAATCGTCTGCATCAAGTGCTAGATGGCTTTCGAAATCGCAAGGCGGAGCAAATTCTCAACGGCCTGCCCGACGGAGTGGGTGTGACCGACGCCGAAGGAAAAATCACCTTTGCCAACCCCGCGCTGCGTGCCTTGATCGGCTGGAAGGACCACGCCATCGAGGGGCGTCAGATGTCGGAGTGTCTCGGACTCGACGCGACTCGCAAGGCCGATCAGTCCTTGCTCGCCTCCGACGCGCTGCTGCGCGACGTTGTAGCGGAGTTGGGGCGTTCAGGCGATATGTCTCAAGGCGTATTGCGCGTCGCGCGTTACCCTTTGCGAGTGGCCGACAGCGGGTTGTCTGGGGGACACATCTGGGCGCTGCGCGATGTGACGCAGCAGAAGCTCGCAGATCAGATGCGCAATCAGTTCGTCTACTCGGCAACACATGAACTGCGCACGCCGTTGGCGAACATCAAGGCCTACGCCGAAACGCTAGGTCGCATGACCGATCTGGATGTGGAGAAGCAAAAGGAATTCTGCAACATCATCAACAACGAGGCGACGCGACTCGCCCGGTTCATTGACGACCTTTTGAGCATCAGCCGCATGCAAGCGGGGTCGCTTGCGCTCGATCGCCAGCCAACGGATTTCGAACGACTGCTCAACGAGACGATTGAACATGTCCGTCCCCAAATGGATCAAAAGGGAATCACTTTCGAACGTGCGCTGCCCGAGAAGATCCCCGATCTCAAGATCGACAAGGACAAAATCACCGTCACCCTGGTCAACCTGTTGGGCAACGCGGCCAAATACACACCCGCCGGCGGCCGAGTGGGCCTGAGTTTGGAAGTCGGGGGTAATCAGGTCCACGTCCATGTGGAGGACTCCGGTTACGGCATCGCGGTTGAGGAGCTCAACAAGATTTTTGACAAGTTCTTTCGCAGCTCCGACCCGCGCGTGCAAGAGGAGACCGGGAGCGGACTGGGGTTGTCGCTCGCGCATGAAGTGGTGCGATTGCACGGCGGTCGACTCACAGTGCATAGCGAGCTCGACAAAGGGAGCAAATTCACCATGTCGTTGCCCGTGGGATAG
- the tadA gene encoding Flp pilus assembly complex ATPase component TadA has product MTATLHTPPAATPPRSKSAPHGERSSFSFASLGEQLLGADLITPEELETALHRQSEKQVRLGEALIELGFLSEEQILPYIQHQLGVAAVRLREGLVDPAVVKLVPRVMAEQLRALALFRVRGVLTVAMAEPQNLQQVDELERITGLKIRPVFAISSNIQRMTERCYEDGFQVDTVTADLDESAVELDADTVDVDLESVETMMEGSPIIKLVNYLLVHAIRQGASDIHIEAGRRNSTVRFRVDGMLREVLRPRNDFHPAIISRIKVMAKMDIAEHRLPQDGRMHVVIEGREIDLRVSTLPTVLGEKAVLRVLDKRRVNFNLDLLGFPVDLLGTVKSMLAKPYGLLLVSGPTGSGKTTTLYSALDLVKSAQRNIVTVEDPVEYQLDTINQVQVEEATSLGFAGALRSILRQDPDIIMVGEIRDAETAQVAVQAALTGHLVLSTIHTNDSSGAVTRLVDMGVEPFKLASALVGVVAQRLVRTVCHDCATTYYPPAHLLQTLHYQGDHRRPFVRGQGCPKCHDTGFHGRLGIYEVLNCTPELRELIARDPGATTIRKHYREHGGHTLLEEGIRLAEKGKTSLDEAMRVAFFE; this is encoded by the coding sequence ATGACGGCCACTCTGCACACACCTCCTGCCGCCACTCCCCCGCGATCCAAAAGCGCCCCGCACGGCGAGCGCTCATCGTTCTCGTTCGCTTCGCTGGGCGAGCAGCTACTGGGCGCCGATCTGATTACGCCCGAAGAGTTGGAAACGGCGCTACATCGGCAATCCGAAAAGCAGGTTCGGCTGGGCGAGGCGCTGATCGAACTGGGATTCCTGAGCGAAGAACAGATTCTGCCGTACATCCAACACCAGTTGGGAGTGGCGGCGGTGCGCTTGCGCGAGGGGCTTGTCGACCCGGCCGTGGTGAAGCTCGTGCCGCGGGTCATGGCGGAACAGTTGCGCGCCTTGGCGTTGTTTCGCGTGCGCGGCGTATTGACTGTAGCGATGGCCGAGCCGCAGAACTTGCAGCAAGTCGATGAACTGGAGCGCATCACCGGTTTGAAGATTCGGCCCGTCTTCGCGATCAGCAGCAATATTCAGCGGATGACTGAACGCTGCTACGAAGACGGCTTCCAGGTCGACACGGTAACCGCCGATCTCGATGAGTCGGCCGTGGAACTGGACGCCGATACAGTCGACGTCGATTTGGAAAGCGTCGAAACGATGATGGAGGGGAGCCCCATCATCAAGCTGGTCAATTACTTGTTGGTGCATGCGATTCGCCAAGGGGCGAGCGACATCCACATCGAGGCCGGCCGCCGCAATTCCACAGTGCGATTTCGCGTCGATGGCATGCTGCGAGAAGTGCTGCGGCCGCGCAACGATTTTCATCCGGCGATCATTTCGCGCATCAAGGTGATGGCCAAAATGGACATCGCCGAACATCGCCTGCCGCAAGATGGCCGCATGCACGTGGTGATCGAAGGACGCGAAATCGACTTGCGTGTGTCGACTCTGCCCACGGTGCTGGGCGAGAAAGCCGTGTTGCGCGTGCTGGACAAACGGCGAGTGAACTTCAACCTCGACTTGCTCGGCTTCCCCGTCGACCTGCTCGGCACAGTGAAGTCCATGCTCGCCAAGCCGTATGGCCTATTGCTGGTGAGCGGCCCAACAGGAAGCGGCAAAACGACGACCCTCTATTCGGCGCTTGATCTGGTGAAGTCCGCGCAGCGGAACATCGTCACAGTCGAAGACCCGGTGGAATATCAACTCGACACCATTAATCAGGTGCAAGTCGAGGAGGCCACTTCTCTCGGCTTTGCGGGCGCACTGCGGTCGATCCTGCGGCAAGACCCAGATATCATCATGGTGGGCGAAATCCGCGATGCCGAAACCGCTCAAGTCGCCGTGCAGGCGGCGCTCACCGGACATCTGGTGCTAAGCACCATCCACACCAACGACAGCTCCGGCGCGGTCACTCGCCTGGTGGATATGGGCGTGGAGCCGTTCAAGCTGGCCTCGGCGCTAGTCGGAGTGGTGGCGCAGCGCTTGGTGCGCACTGTTTGTCACGATTGCGCTACCACCTATTATCCGCCGGCTCACTTGTTGCAAACCTTGCACTACCAAGGAGATCATCGTCGGCCGTTCGTGCGTGGCCAGGGCTGTCCCAAGTGCCACGACACGGGGTTTCACGGGCGATTGGGCATCTATGAAGTATTGAACTGCACTCCAGAGCTGCGCGAGTTGATCGCTCGTGATCCTGGCGCCACCACGATCCGCAAACATTATCGAGAACACGGCGGACATACCTTGCTTGAAGAGGGGATTCGGTTGGCCGAGAAGGGCAAGACCAGTCTCGATGAAGCGATGCGCGTGGCGTTCTTTGAGTAA
- a CDS encoding type II secretion system F family protein translates to MNYLYSARSMSGELTRGVLAADSVAHVRKLLREKGLFAVEVTASTKRAPAIVAAKGMPWLRKRVPKRELLTFTSQLAVMARSGTDLATALQTLSSQVSQPVLRDALQKVHGDVSAGKPVSAALAAQGHVFGGAYVAIVAAGEASGRLPEVLARLTEMLNTELKRSGALRAQLAYPVVLSSVSLIVIGALLFFVLPRFAEVFADADMPLPMITRALLAFAGELRHYLILWIALAAALVVGVLSFRSSQRGRAWIDGLQLNNPLINKITRALLTGRSFRLLGMMLESGVPLLEALRLTRTSVQNLMYRELFVRLEEAVLGGQDMSPTVAEHSFVPSAAAHMLATGERTGNLASVSQIMGEFYEEEGESRLKAMMTVMEPLIIVVLGVIVACIVLAVMIPMFDFATFAQHQK, encoded by the coding sequence ATGAACTACCTTTATTCGGCCAGATCGATGTCAGGCGAGCTCACCCGTGGGGTGCTGGCGGCCGATTCAGTTGCGCACGTAAGGAAGCTGCTGCGCGAAAAAGGCCTGTTTGCAGTCGAAGTGACCGCCTCGACCAAGCGAGCGCCGGCGATCGTCGCTGCCAAAGGAATGCCATGGCTCCGCAAGCGCGTGCCAAAGCGCGAGTTGCTCACCTTCACCTCGCAACTAGCAGTGATGGCGCGCTCTGGCACTGACTTGGCCACCGCGCTGCAAACGCTTTCGTCGCAGGTGAGTCAGCCGGTGTTGCGCGACGCACTGCAAAAAGTGCATGGCGACGTCTCCGCAGGCAAGCCGGTGTCGGCGGCATTGGCCGCGCAAGGCCACGTGTTCGGCGGGGCCTATGTGGCGATCGTGGCGGCCGGCGAGGCATCGGGACGATTGCCAGAGGTGTTAGCCCGATTGACCGAAATGTTGAATACGGAGCTCAAGCGATCGGGCGCGCTGCGAGCCCAATTAGCGTATCCCGTGGTGCTAAGCAGTGTTTCGCTGATTGTGATCGGCGCGCTATTGTTCTTCGTGCTGCCGCGTTTCGCCGAAGTGTTCGCCGACGCTGACATGCCTCTACCCATGATCACCCGGGCCTTGCTGGCGTTTGCCGGCGAGTTGCGCCACTATCTGATCTTATGGATCGCTTTGGCGGCGGCGCTGGTGGTTGGCGTATTGTCGTTTCGCTCCAGCCAACGCGGCCGCGCCTGGATCGATGGTCTGCAATTGAACAATCCGTTGATCAACAAGATTACACGGGCACTGCTCACCGGACGTAGCTTCCGGCTGCTGGGAATGATGCTTGAGAGTGGAGTGCCGCTGCTTGAGGCGCTCCGGCTCACGCGCACTTCGGTCCAAAACCTGATGTACCGCGAATTGTTCGTACGTTTGGAAGAGGCGGTGCTGGGGGGGCAGGACATGAGCCCCACCGTTGCCGAGCACTCCTTTGTCCCGAGCGCGGCGGCGCACATGCTCGCCACCGGAGAGCGCACTGGCAACCTGGCCTCGGTGTCACAAATCATGGGTGAGTTTTATGAGGAAGAAGGGGAGAGTCGCCTGAAGGCCATGATGACCGTGATGGAGCCGCTCATCATCGTAGTTCTTGGCGTGATCGTGGCGTGCATTGTGCTGGCGGTCATGATCCCGATGTTCGATTTTGCCACATTCGCGCAACATCAGAAATGA